One genomic window of Alphaproteobacteria bacterium includes the following:
- a CDS encoding NADP-dependent isocitrate dehydrogenase, producing the protein MTKAQHITVAYGDGIGPEIMDATLAILQEAGAQLSIDTIEIGEKLYEKGVTTGIPPYAWKTLKRNKILLKAPITTPQGGGYKSLNVTMRKTLGLYANVRPSVCYHPFVATNHPDMNLVIVRENEEDLYAGIEYRQSQDAVQCLKIITRSASERIIRYAFEYAVKNGRNKVTCMSKDNIMKMTDGLFHKTFDEVKTEYPNIETDHYIIDIGAARIGSKPELFDVIVTENLYGDIVSDIAAEVSGSVGLAGSSNIGDDFAMFEAIHGSAPDISGKGIANPSGLLHGAIMMLVHIGQGDVATKIHNAWLRTIEDGIHTGDIYGEHSTKKVGTKDFAEAVMERIGQEPQKLKPVKYANKKVESGNSSSKLSEVKPEAKTLVGVDVYVDWTEEFSQLVEKLHSSIGNDMKLHTIASKGLKVWPEPEVTLKLTDQYCCRVMPQNVNAPVTHGDVATLLGRMAEAGLDFIKTEHLYNFDGKRGYTIGQGE; encoded by the coding sequence ATGACGAAAGCACAGCATATCACCGTTGCTTATGGCGATGGCATTGGCCCTGAAATAATGGATGCTACCTTAGCGATTCTGCAAGAAGCCGGAGCGCAGCTTTCTATCGACACCATTGAAATTGGTGAAAAGCTTTATGAAAAAGGTGTGACCACAGGTATTCCTCCCTATGCCTGGAAAACACTGAAACGTAACAAAATCTTACTCAAAGCTCCCATCACTACCCCGCAAGGTGGCGGCTATAAAAGCCTGAATGTAACCATGCGAAAAACATTGGGGCTTTATGCTAATGTACGCCCCAGCGTATGCTACCACCCGTTTGTTGCCACTAATCACCCCGATATGAATCTGGTAATTGTGCGCGAAAACGAAGAAGATTTATACGCAGGTATCGAGTACCGCCAAAGTCAGGATGCAGTGCAGTGCCTCAAAATTATCACCCGTAGCGCCTCTGAGCGTATCATTCGCTATGCATTTGAATATGCAGTTAAAAATGGCCGCAATAAAGTTACGTGCATGAGCAAAGACAACATTATGAAAATGACTGATGGGTTGTTTCATAAAACCTTTGACGAAGTGAAAACGGAATATCCAAATATTGAAACCGATCATTACATTATTGATATTGGTGCGGCGCGCATTGGCTCAAAACCCGAATTGTTCGATGTAATCGTGACCGAGAACCTGTATGGCGATATCGTATCAGATATTGCTGCAGAAGTTTCTGGCTCCGTAGGCTTGGCGGGAAGCTCAAATATTGGGGATGATTTTGCCATGTTTGAAGCGATTCACGGCTCGGCGCCTGACATTAGCGGTAAAGGGATTGCCAACCCATCCGGCTTATTGCATGGCGCAATTATGATGCTGGTGCATATAGGGCAGGGCGATGTAGCCACAAAAATTCACAATGCATGGCTACGCACTATCGAAGATGGCATTCACACAGGCGACATATATGGCGAACACAGCACCAAAAAAGTTGGTACAAAAGACTTTGCCGAAGCAGTTATGGAGCGTATAGGCCAAGAACCGCAAAAATTGAAACCGGTTAAATACGCCAATAAAAAGGTTGAATCCGGTAACTCCAGCAGCAAGCTATCTGAGGTAAAACCTGAAGCGAAAACACTGGTAGGCGTGGATGTCTATGTTGATTGGACCGAAGAATTTTCGCAATTGGTTGAAAAGCTCCATAGTAGTATTGGTAACGATATGAAGCTGCATACCATTGCCAGCAAAGGTCTGAAGGTATGGCCAGAGCCAGAAGTAACCCTCAAGCTCACCGATCAATATTGCTGCCGTGTTATGCCGCAAAATGTAAACGCGCCTGTTACGCATGGGGATGTTGCAACTTTACTGGGGCGGATGGCAGAAGCCGGCTTAGATTTCATTAAAACAGAACATTTATATAATTTCGATGGCAAGCGCGGCTACACTATCGGACAAGGAGAATAA
- the metK gene encoding methionine adenosyltransferase — MATPRSEYIFTSESVSEGHPDKICDQISDMILDMFLHENPEARVAVETMATTNRVIVAGETRGADNVTPEKIEQAIRDHVRKIGYEQEGFHWETLKVENFIHRQSVEIAQGVDASGDKEEGAGDQGIMFGYACDETSELMPATVSVANRILRSMAKARHNGEEPLLEPDAKSQVSLQYDNRTNKPVRATSIVVSTQHKAGVSQQQIREIVRPYVLAALPDPSWMCPEEEFYVNPTGTFVIGGPDGDAGLTGRKIIVDTYGGAAPHGGGAFSGKDPTKVDRSAAYAARYLAKNVVGAGLATGCTIQISYAIGVSHPISFYVNTHGTGTVPEAELEAVLPQLMNLSPYGIRKHLNLNRPIYLPSASYGHFGRTPRGNGAFSWEKLDLVDALLKHFNLQDVAAL, encoded by the coding sequence ATGGCTACGCCACGTTCAGAATATATTTTTACCAGCGAATCAGTTTCGGAAGGACATCCCGATAAAATCTGCGATCAGATTTCGGATATGATTCTCGATATGTTTTTGCACGAAAATCCTGAAGCGCGTGTAGCAGTAGAAACTATGGCCACAACCAATCGTGTGATAGTGGCGGGAGAAACTCGCGGTGCTGATAATGTAACCCCCGAGAAAATAGAACAGGCTATTCGCGATCATGTGCGTAAAATTGGTTATGAACAGGAGGGCTTTCACTGGGAAACCCTGAAGGTAGAAAACTTCATTCATCGCCAGTCCGTTGAAATTGCTCAGGGAGTAGACGCCAGCGGTGACAAAGAGGAGGGGGCAGGCGATCAAGGTATTATGTTTGGTTATGCCTGTGATGAAACATCGGAGCTAATGCCGGCAACGGTCAGTGTTGCTAACCGCATTTTGCGCAGCATGGCTAAAGCGCGACACAATGGTGAAGAACCTTTGTTAGAGCCGGATGCGAAAAGTCAGGTGAGTTTGCAATATGATAATCGCACCAATAAGCCAGTTCGCGCCACCTCTATTGTCGTGTCCACACAGCACAAAGCAGGGGTAAGTCAGCAGCAAATACGCGAAATTGTGCGGCCTTATGTGTTGGCGGCGCTGCCTGACCCAAGCTGGATGTGCCCTGAAGAAGAATTTTATGTGAACCCGACCGGAACATTTGTTATCGGCGGGCCTGACGGTGATGCCGGACTCACAGGGCGTAAAATTATTGTGGATACCTATGGTGGCGCAGCACCACATGGCGGAGGAGCGTTTTCGGGTAAAGACCCTACCAAAGTAGACCGTTCGGCAGCGTATGCAGCGCGGTATTTGGCAAAAAACGTGGTAGGCGCTGGCTTGGCAACGGGTTGCACCATACAAATTTCCTATGCCATAGGGGTGTCGCACCCTATTTCTTTTTATGTAAATACCCATGGCACAGGCACTGTGCCCGAAGCAGAGCTAGAAGCCGTGTTGCCGCAACTGATGAATCTTTCACCTTATGGCATTCGCAAGCATTTGAACCTGAATCGCCCAATTTATTTGCCCAGCGCGTCTTATGGACATTTTGGTCGTACCCCCCGTGGTAACGGCGCATTTAGTTGGGAAAAACTTGATTTGGTTGATGCGCTGCTAAAGCATTTTAACCTGCAAGATGTAGCCGCGTTGTAA
- a CDS encoding phosphatidylcholine/phosphatidylserine synthase yields MPRKKRSFPITYLFPNIITIAGLCAGLSAVRFAMLERWEMAVVFLIAAAIIDGMDGRLARMLNATSTFGAQLDSLADFVSFGVAPVMVMYLWQMHGVKGLGWLVVLFFAACMALRLARFNTSIFEGEKSKEGAEEPDDFFTGVPAPAGALLCVLPMVLSFQFGSDTFFASPIIAIFYVACIGVLLVSTLPTLSAKKFKIPSNYAGPFIIASCLFIAVWIVETWLAFTLTSLLYLATIPYTVRRAGRLSTTEDAAGDSDAIDQDSA; encoded by the coding sequence ATGCCCCGCAAAAAACGCTCATTTCCAATAACGTATTTATTTCCCAATATTATTACAATTGCGGGGTTGTGCGCGGGGCTGTCTGCTGTGCGCTTTGCTATGCTAGAACGCTGGGAAATGGCGGTGGTATTTCTAATTGCTGCAGCAATTATTGACGGCATGGATGGGCGGCTGGCGCGTATGCTTAATGCTACCAGCACTTTTGGTGCACAACTCGACTCATTGGCCGATTTTGTCAGTTTTGGCGTAGCACCGGTGATGGTGATGTATTTATGGCAGATGCATGGTGTGAAGGGTCTGGGTTGGTTAGTAGTGTTGTTTTTTGCGGCATGTATGGCGCTGCGACTGGCACGGTTTAACACCAGCATTTTTGAAGGCGAAAAGAGTAAAGAAGGTGCCGAGGAGCCCGATGATTTTTTCACTGGTGTACCTGCCCCAGCCGGAGCATTATTATGCGTACTGCCGATGGTGTTATCGTTCCAATTTGGTAGTGATACCTTTTTTGCCAGCCCCATAATTGCTATATTTTATGTCGCATGTATTGGCGTGTTGCTGGTGAGTACATTACCCACACTTTCTGCAAAAAAATTCAAAATTCCCAGCAATTACGCAGGGCCGTTTATCATTGCTTCATGCCTGTTTATTGCCGTGTGGATTGTAGAAACGTGGCTGGCATTCACGCTGACTTCGCTACTCTATCTGGCAACTATTCCTTATACAGTGCGCAGGGCAGGGCGGTTAAGCACCACAGAGGATGCAGCAGGCGATTCTGATGCAATAGATCAAGACTCTGCTTGA
- the trmB gene encoding tRNA (guanosine(46)-N7)-methyltransferase TrmB, whose amino-acid sequence MAEHSNKPQYPAIEDRPWLISYGRRKSRKLSPHKAALMETLMPRLMVRFAGDYHHPENQPAALATAHKDIWIEIGFGGGEHLAQQAANNPETLLIGCEPYIDGVAKLLVDIEARNLDNIRILAEDARLLLEALPENSVSRIFILFPDPWPKQRHQKRRIVSQQTLDLAARILKPGGELRLATDHVDYSEWMLEHTLAHSAFEWQAERHADWKTPPQDWVPTRYEEKTRAQGRNPVYFLLKRK is encoded by the coding sequence ATGGCAGAACATTCAAATAAACCGCAATATCCTGCGATAGAAGACCGTCCGTGGCTGATTTCGTATGGTAGACGCAAAAGCCGCAAGCTTAGCCCGCACAAGGCGGCATTGATGGAGACACTGATGCCGCGCCTGATGGTGCGTTTTGCAGGCGACTACCATCACCCCGAAAATCAACCCGCTGCACTTGCCACAGCGCATAAAGATATATGGATAGAAATTGGCTTTGGTGGCGGTGAGCATCTCGCTCAGCAAGCGGCAAATAACCCTGAAACTCTGTTGATAGGCTGTGAGCCATATATTGACGGGGTGGCCAAGCTGTTGGTAGATATTGAGGCGCGCAATTTAGACAATATACGGATTTTGGCGGAAGATGCGCGGCTATTATTAGAGGCGCTGCCAGAAAATTCGGTTAGCCGTATATTCATATTATTTCCTGATCCATGGCCTAAGCAGCGTCATCAAAAACGTCGTATTGTATCGCAACAAACGCTGGATTTAGCTGCGCGTATACTAAAACCGGGTGGAGAGCTGCGCTTGGCAACCGACCATGTGGATTATTCTGAATGGATGTTGGAGCATACTCTGGCGCATAGTGCATTTGAATGGCAAGCAGAGCGTCATGCCGATTGGAAAACCCCTCCCCAAGATTGGGTGCCTACCCGATACGAAGAAAAAACCCGTGCACAGGGGCGTAATCCGGTATATTTTTTATTAAAGCGTAAATAG
- a CDS encoding phosphatidylserine decarboxylase translates to MRKDELSLLDTIKEGIPVPCKEGYPFIAIALGITLFFYIVDWDVIGHLMLVVTVWVYYFFRDPVRVTPEGDDLIISPADGVVQMITEVVPPAELEMGAEPLTRISVFLNIFNVHINRVPAAGTITRLYYHPGKFLNASMEKASEENERQLAKVTCLNGKEVGFLQIAGLIARRIKCTLHEGQGVISGERFGLIRFGSRMDIFLPKDVAPLVCVGQTAIAGETVLADMSDTKTTARTGTSH, encoded by the coding sequence ATGCGTAAAGATGAACTTTCGCTGCTAGACACTATAAAAGAAGGTATTCCCGTGCCGTGTAAAGAGGGCTATCCCTTTATAGCAATCGCGCTTGGTATTACATTGTTTTTCTATATCGTCGATTGGGATGTTATCGGCCATCTCATGCTGGTTGTCACCGTATGGGTATATTATTTCTTTCGTGATCCGGTTCGCGTAACCCCTGAAGGCGACGACTTAATTATTTCACCTGCGGACGGTGTGGTTCAGATGATTACCGAAGTTGTGCCTCCTGCAGAATTAGAAATGGGCGCTGAGCCATTGACGCGCATTAGTGTGTTTTTGAACATTTTCAACGTGCATATCAACCGTGTTCCCGCTGCTGGAACTATCACTCGCTTGTATTATCATCCGGGCAAGTTCCTCAACGCTTCGATGGAAAAAGCCAGCGAAGAAAACGAGCGCCAGCTTGCAAAAGTTACGTGCTTAAACGGAAAAGAAGTCGGCTTTTTGCAAATTGCCGGATTAATTGCCCGCCGCATTAAGTGTACTTTGCACGAAGGGCAGGGCGTGATTTCTGGCGAGCGTTTTGGTCTGATTCGTTTTGGTAGTCGTATGGATATCTTTTTACCCAAAGACGTTGCCCCGCTTGTCTGCGTTGGCCAAACTGCAATCGCCGGCGAAACAGTGCTTGCCGATATGAGCGACACAAAAACTACAGCCCGTACAGGCACATCGCATTAA